TAAATTTTCCTTCTTTCAAAATAATGATCTTCACTTGAGCTACTTTGCTCGGCCCACGATTGACCCTTTTATTGAAAAAAAAGAGACAGTTGAGGGCCAGGATCTCCATATTTGGATATCCTAAGATTACTTTACTTAGGGCGCTTTGCACCGTATTTAGATCTGGATTGTTTTCGATCTTTTACTGCGGCACAATCAAGAGCTCCTCTTACAATATGGTAACGTACACCAGGGAGGTCTTTTACTTTCCCACCACGAACCAGTACGATGCTGTGCTCTTGCAGGTTATGGCCTTCTCCTCCGATGTAAGCAATGATTTCTTTCCCATTAGAGAGACGTATCCATGCAACCTTTCTTAAAGCGGAATTTGGCTTTTTTGGAGTTTTTGTCTTTACCTGAACACAAACGCCGCGCTTTTGCGGGCAATTTTGTAGAGCAGGGGACTTCTCTCTTTTTCTTTTTGACTTGCGTCCAAAACGCACTAATTGATTAATTGTTGGCATCTTTGCCCTTCTCCTTGAGCGAGTTAATTAAAAAAAGAAGCCTTAGGAAAAAGCTTCTGCTACTTCTTAGCATACAACATGGAAGAAAATATAACTGGGAACAGCATTTCTTGCAAAAAGATTATCAAAAATCTAGTTTAAAAAATTTTTAAACTAGATTTCTTAAGCGTTTATTGAGAAATTTAATTTTAAAAATTAGACTTATCATATAAATAAAGATTAAACAAGGGTTATTAGGATGAAGATATTTAAATTTTTTTTAATATGTTTTCTTGGGTTGGTTTTAGGGTCTGGTAATACAGGAACTTTTAAAAAACCAGGTATAGTAGTTTCTTCTATCCGTAATAACATGGAAGAGATGCTACGTTATCATGTAGAGCACAAAGAATTTAATGAATTGCTTGCTAAACGTAGTTTAAGAATTTATATTGAACAGTTTGATAATAATAAAAACTATTTGCTTTTTGATGAAATTGATGATTATCTTAATCCATCTCGCGAATTGTTAACTCAAATGGTCGAGCAATACAAACAAGGATATTTCATAGTTTTTCAAGAATTGAATAACATAATAAGAAATTCCATTAAAAGAGAACGTGCTTATCGAGCACTACTGCAAAAAGAACTTATAAAAGCAGCAGAAGAACCAATAAATCACAAAACCTACTCTGATTATCCTCGTAGTAAAGAGGAGCTGCAAGTAAGGATTAAAAGCCATTTGCAAAAAATTATTGCATTTGAGAAGAAACAAAATCCAAATAGAAAGTTTGATTCTGCGTATATCCAAAAGGTATTTGCTTTATGGGAAAAGCGTTTATCTCGTTTAGAGGATGCTTATCTGGATGTAGATGCTCAGGGTAAAAAATTGACTAAAGGCGCTTTAGAAGAACAGATGTCTATGCATGTGCTTAAAGCTATGGCAAAAAGCCTAGATGCACACACCTGTTATTTTAGTCCTAAAGAAGCTATAGAAATGCGTACTTGTCTAGAAAAACAATTTGAGGGAATTGGTGTAGTATTAACCGAATCTGTTGAAGGAGTTGTCATTAGTGATTTAGTTAAAGGAGGACCGGCTTATCGTGTAGGCAAAATCATTCCAGGTGATGTGCTTATATCTATTGATGGAAAATCTATTGCTCAGCTCTCTTATGAGCAAGTATTAGACTGTCTACAAAGCGTGAATAAACGCAAGATTGAATTAGGATTAAAAAGAATACAAGATAAGCAAGAAGTGAATTATTTTGTAGCCTTGCAAAAAGAAAAAATCATTATGGAGCAAGATCGCTTGCAATACACTTTTGAACCATTTGGTGATGGAATTATTGGAAAGCTTACTCTTCCTTCTTTTTATGAAAGTAAAGACAGTTCAAGTTGTGAAGCAGATATTCGATCTGCTTTAAGAGAGTTAAAAAAACAAGGCAAGCTGCTTGGTTTGGTTTTAGATCTGAGGGATAATTCTGGCGGGTTCTTAACACAAGCTGTTAAAGTTGCGGGTCTTTTTATTTCTAACGGAGTGGTTGTTGTTTCTAAATATGCTCAAGAAGAAATACAATATTTACGAGAACTAGATGGAAGGAATTATTACGACGGGCCTCTGGTTATTTTAACCTCAAAACTCTCAGCTTCTGCTGCTGAAATTGTAGCACAGGCATTGCAGGACTACGGCGTTGCTTTAGTAATAGGGGATGAGAGAACTTATGGAAAAGGAACTATTCAATTTCAAACCGTAACAAGAGAAAAAGCGCCTTCTTTTTTTAAAGTAACCGTCGGTAGATATTACACTGTTTCAGGAGCCTCTACACAAATCGAAGGAGTAAAAGCTAATATTGTAGTTCCTTCTCGGTATTTTATTTATGATGTAGGAGAGAGGTTTTTGCAATATCCTCTAAAAAGCGATCGAATTCCATCGGTGTACGCAGACCCTTTGATAGATATAAATCCTCAACAAATCAATTGGTTTCAAAAACATTATTTGCCAAGTCTTCAGAAAAAGGTTTCTGTCTGGAATCAAATGGAATCTCTTTTAACAATAAATAGCAGTCAAAGGCTCAGTCGCGATAAAAATTTTTCTCTGTTTCTAGATGTTAAAAAACAAGAAAAAGAAGGAAAAGAAAATACTTTAACGATAAATCGCAATTGGGGGATAGAGGACTTGCAAATGTCTGAGGCATTAAATGTTTTAAAAGATATGGCGATATTAGAAAACAGCGCTCAAAAACTTTAATAAAAGATAAACAATCTATTGCAAAAAATCATCTGGCTTTATATCTTTCTTGATTCATCCGTATGGCCAGATAGCTCAGTCGGTAGAGCAGAGGCCTGAAAAGCCTTGTGTCGCCGGTTCAAATCCGGCTCTGGCCACATCTTTGGTAGAGTCATATGTATTTTCTTTAGATTATTTCTTAGAGTTTCTGATTGACCCTGCAAATAGTCCTTTAAATGTTTTTCTGTTTTAACCAGGGATTTATTGCGCAACTTTTTGTCTATTGCGCAAAGAAATGTTGCGCAATATGCTAGTTGTTAAGAAAATGGATAATTTATGACAAAGCAGACTACTTAGTTTGATCTTATTTTGGAAATTATTGGTAGATTCCCTGGCGGTGCATCAGTAGAAGAGATTCTCTTAGGATTAAACCCTCCGCTTCCTCGTCGGACATTGCAGTATCAGTTGGTCTCTTTAGTAAAAAGTGGGAGCCTTGTTGCTAAAGGGCGGACTAAGGGACGAAGATTTCATCTTCCAATTCCTGTAAAAAAATCTATAACTAAACAATCTGATAATTATTTTCCTTTATCAACTATTGCTAAGTCGATTAACTTGGCTGTAAGTCGTCCGATTCAGGAAAGAGCCTATGTAAGTTATTCAAGAGAGTTTCTCGATCAATATCGTCCAAATGTAACACAGTATCTTTCAGAGTCATTGAAAAGGAAATTGTTTGCGTTGGGTACAACAGACGGAGACAGGCCAGCGGGAACATATGCTCGTCAAATTTATAGTCGGTTACTGATTGACTTGTCATGGAACTCAAGTCGACTGGAAGGCAATACCTATTCTCTTTTGGAAACAGAGCGATTGCTAGAGTTAGGAGAAGCAGCTGAAGGTAAAAGCCGTCGAGAAACTCAAATGATTTTAAATCACAAATCGGCTATCGAGTTTCTATTAGAATCAGCAGTGGATGTAGGGATTAATCGATATGCAATTCTAAATATTCACGCTCTTTTAGCAGATGATCTTCTCCAGGACCATTCCTGTGGAGCTCTTCGTCAGATTGCCGTAGGAATTGCTGGGTCAGTGTATCTGCCACTTGTAGTGCCTCAATTGATCAGCGAATGTTTTCAACAAATCATCGAGACGGCTAACGCGATAAAAAATCCATTTGAGCAGGCATTTTTTCTCATGGTACACCTTCCTTACCTGCAACCATTTGAAGATGTCAATAAAAGAGGTTCACGTCTTGCAGCTAATTTGCCGCTAATGCGAGAAAATCTTTGCCCATTGTCCTTTGTTGATGTCCCTGAGCAAATATATATTAATGGTCTTTTGGGAGTTTATGAGCTCAATCAGATTGAGCTTTTGGCAGAAGTGTTTGCTTGGGCCTACGAGCGATCTTGTCTTCGCTACTCAGCTGCTCAAAAAAACTCTTGGAGATCCAGATCCATTTCGTATTCGCTATAGAACATTAAGGAAAGAAACTGTTGCAAGTGTTGTTCATGGGAAAATGGATAAGAAATCAGCTACTGCGCTTATTCGAAAGCAGGCGAAGGACATGGTTCCGATTGCTGACCAAATGAAATTTATCGAGGTTGTTGAAACTGAGTTAATGAGTTTACATGAGGGAAACATTTCTCGTTATGGGTTAAGGCCTTTAGACTTTGAGAAATGGCAGAAGGGATGGTTCTGATACTTTATAAGAAGTGCGTTATTCATTCGATTCTAGTTCTTGTACAAAATTTTTATTGAAAAACTATATCAAATAAAATACTATCCCCTACCTTTAGTCTCTACTTAAAGAATTGCTTTTAATAGGTATATGATGAATGCGTTTTCAATGGGGTTGTTCATTTTTATACTGAGTTTTCTTTCTATCCATAGCATGCACTGTTCAGAAATTGATTTAGGGTTGTATGAGAAAAGTGTGCATAGTCAAAATGGAGAAGATGGAGTCACTGAAGCCCTTTTTGATTTAATAGGGTCAGATTCTAAGTTCTTTGTTGAATTCGGGGTTCAAGATGGATCGGAATGTAATACTCGCTATCTGCGTGAACATTTAGGTTGGTCTGGGTTGATGATGGATTCTGACCACCAAAACACTGCTATTAACTTACAACAAGAAAGAATAACAGCAGAAAATATTAATAGCCTTTTTGAAAAATATCAAGTGCCTGATGAATTGGATCTACTTTCTATTGATATCGATTCAAATGACTTCCATATTTGGCATGCAATAGATAGCCGATATCGTCCCAAAGTTGTTATTATTGAATATAATGCCACACATTTACCTCACGAAGATAAAGTTGTAGTCTATGACCCTAATCTATGTTGGGATGGATATAATTATTTTGGAGCAAGTATTCTTTCTCTCTATAAATTAGCACGTAAAAAAGGGTATTCCCTGGTCTATGCTGATAATACAGGGGTTAATCTATTTTTTATTCGAGATGATTTAGTGGAAATGAGCAGCTTTACATTTAAAAATATCAATTGCGTAGATAAGACTTATAAGTATTTCGGACATAATGGCTCTGGTCCAAATAAGGGTCACCAAGCCGATCCCTATAAAAGGCCTTATGTAATGGCAGAGCAGCTTTTACTATGAATTTTTAGGAGAAAACCCATGCTTCGTTCCATTTATTTAATGAGTATATGGAGTCTGTTTACCTTAACAACAGTTCAATCAATGGCATCTGGATTTACCTGTCTTGATGAAAAGATTCCTTCTCATGATAGACGCTATAACACTTTTTTACAGGCGCTTGCGCTTATAAAGAATAGAGGCTTGCAAACAATTGTAGAAACAGGGACTGCTAGAGGAGGAGTTAAAGATATAGGAGCTGGTGCATCCTCCTATATTTTTTCTGATTACGTTAGAGAATACGGTGGGGACTTTTACTCTGTGGATATTGATCCAAAAGCTCTTGCAAATGCACAAAAAGATATGGATGTAGTTCCTGAAAATGCGTATTTTATTTGCGCTGATTCTGTAGATTTTTTACATTCTTTTCCAGATCCCATAGATTTTCTGTATTTAGATAGTTATGATTATGATGTGGGGGATCCATTTCCTTCGCAATACCATCATCTTATGGAAATCCAAGTTGCTTATCCTAAATTACACGAAAATAGCATAGTCATGATTGATGACTGTGATCTTCCTCATGGAGGGAAGGGGTTATATGCCATCCAATTTCTTCTTAAAAGAGGATGGAAAATCATTGCAGACGAGTATCAAGTAATATTAGTACAAAAATTCTAACTAAAATTTACGGGGAATAAGTTGTTGCATAGCTTTAAGAAGAGGCTCAATGCCTTCTCTATGCATAGCAGAAATAGGAAAGAGTGTTGTTTCTGGGTAGGGATATTTTTGTTTAAAGGTTTCTAGATTCTGCATGGCTGTTTCGCAATCTATTTTATTTAATACAACAAGAAAGGGTTTATCTAATAACTCTTTTCGATAAGCTGTTATCTCGTTTTGTAAAATCTGAAAATCTTTAAAAGGATCTCTTTCTTCTATTCCAGAAACATCGATCAAATAGATCAAAACAGAAGAACGCTCAATATGTTTGAGAAAAGATAAACCCAATCCACGATCGAGGTGAGCACCTTCTATAATACCTGGAATATCTGCAATTAAAATCCTAGAGAAATCCTCAAATTGAATATAACTTAGGTTTGGGTACAGTGTTGTAAAAGGATAAGCTCCAATTTTAACATGACAATGAGTAATTTGTTTTAAAAGAGTGGACTTACCTGCATTAGGCATTCCAATAAAGCCAATATCAGCAATTAATTTCAACTCGAGTTGAACCTCGTGTATTTCACCTTCGTGACCTGGTGTGCATATGTTAGGAGCTTGGTTGGTAGGAGATTTAAAGCAGGCGTTTCCTTTGCCTCCTTTGCCTCCTTTGCACAGGGTGTATTCTTGATTTTTGTCAGTAAAATCGGCTAATATTTCTTGTGTTTTGGTATTTTTAACAATAGTACCGCAAGGGATGTGTAAAATAAGATCTTTGCCATTGCGTCCCCTTTGAAGATTTCCTCCCCCTGGAATGCCATTTTCTGCATTGATTAAACGACGATTGCGAAATCCTTCCAAAGAAAGGATGTTCTCATTGGTTTTTAGGATAATAGAGCCACCTTGGCCTCCATTTCCACCAACAGGACCTCCTTTAGGAATAAACTTCTCCCTCCGCCAGGCAACGACGCCATTACCGCCTTTTCCAGCGCGTACTGTAACTGTAACTGAATCGATAAACATATGTGTATTTTTACAAGCCCCCTGGCTTAGTTGAGGGCTACAAAGTATTAAAGAGCGGGTTGAACGGAAACATATGTGCGGTTGGTTTTACGATAAGAAACGATACCATCAATTAAAGCATATATCGTATCATCGCGTCCACGTCCTACATTTTTTGCGGGATGCCATTTTGTGCCTCTTTGACGCACAATAATGCTACCTGCTGTAACAAATTGTCCCCCAGTTGCCTTAACTCCAAGGCGTTGCGAGTGAGAGTCGCGACCATTTCGGCTAGATCCTTGACCTTTCTTATGTGCCATTGTTGCTCCTTATCCAATAATATCTGTAATCTTAATTCGGGTATAACGCTGGCGATGGCCTACTTTACGACGAATCGGTTTGCGTCTTTTGTATTTGAATGCAACTACTTTTGGCCCTTTAGCATCTTGCTTGATAAGCTCTGCTTGTACAACAGTATCAGCAAGATAAGGGGTGCCAATCTTAACATTTCCCGCTTCGCTAACTAGTAAAACATTTTTAAATTTTACTACACTATCCTCTATATCTAGCAATTCTACATCGATGGTATCACCCTTTTCAACACGGTATTGTTTACCACCTGTTTCGATAATTGCGTACATCTGGCCTCCTAAAATAAACTTAAAGATTCGCATGTAGAAGAAAAAAAACATGATAGGACAGTCTTGAATCAAAGTCAATGTGAAAAAATGCAAATGTAAAAAAGGATAGAAAGAAAGGATTTTTATTTTTAATTCATTTTTTATTAAAAAATAAAAATTTAATTATTTGATTAATAATTAAATTATACATAGTATGAAAAGTAAGAGGATAAATGAATAGGGATGGTTATGAAGGGGCTTAAAAAAAGGATAAACACACTTAAGTCCTCAAAAATTACTCTAAGAAAGCATCATAACCGTGCATTTTTTAAAGAGCAGGAAAGTGAGTCTAAAATTAAGTTAGAACAAGATAAAAAAGCTTAAGGAGGGTTTATGCCTAGAAAGCATGCCAAGAGAGCACCAGCAAAAAGAAAAACTCATCATCATCACAGAACGCACAAGAAATCAGCTTGGAAACAGTTCTGGAATCGCTATTGCTCTATGTAAATCTCAAGACTTCTTTTTGAATAAAAGTGCACCCGCATAACAAGAAGAAGAAACAAGTGAGATGGTGGCCCCTGGGGGCCAGTTTAATTGATAAGAGAGTAGGATGCCGATAAATGTGAGCATAAGACCGCATGCTGTTGCTAAAGTCATCATTTGCAATAAACTGCGGGTGAAAATAGCAGCAATGGCAGCGGGTATTGCTAACATAGTTACAACCAAGATCGCCCCAACTATTTGGATTAATAGCACAATTGAGATAGCTACTAAACCTAGCAGTAGAAAATAAAAGCTTTGTACAGGAAGCTGTTTTAACTTAGCTTGTTCTTCATCAAAACAAATGGCTAAAAGCGGTTTATAAAATCTAGTAACTATAGATAAAATGAGCGCATTTAAAGCAAATAATAAAAAAATATCATTGTTGCTAACCCATAGAATATTTCCAAATAAAAAATCAATGAGCTCTGTGTTATAGCCAGGGGTAAGAGCAATGAAAATGACTCCGATAGACATTCCGATAGCCCAAATAGCAGCAATTGCTGTGTCTTCTCTTTCCTTATATTTTAAATGAATCCAGCCCATTAAGAATGCAGAAATTAACCCAGCTATTAATGCTCCAATGAATGGGGTGAGAAAGGTAAGTCCAAATCTGACTTTCAACCATAAACAAATCCCCATTCCTCCAAGCACAGAATGGGCAATGCTACCACTAATGGAAACAATTCTTTTAACTACTACATAAGAACCGATAATACCGCCGGTTAATGCAGCACCGCAACCTGCTAATAACGTATGCAATAGAAAAGGATTATCAAACATATTAAAAAGAAAAGTGTTGGGGGTTTGTTAAAGGGGTATGATAAAGGCCCAAAGCAAAATGCTCACATACTTCTTTAGTCTGAAGAGAGGTTGCTTGGCGATTTATGCAAATGAGCCTACTGGCTTTATCAATAATTGTTTGTAAATCATGAGACACCATCAGTATCGTCATGTCAGCATTTAACTCTTTTAATAGCTGATAAATGGATTTTTCCGCTTGAGGATCTACATTGGCTGTTGGTTCATCGAGCAGTAGGATTTTAGGATGGTCAACAATTGCCCTTGCAATAAGGGCTCTTTGCGTTTCTCCACCTGATAGAGAGCCAAAAGAAGCTTTTTCTTTGTGTAAAAGGCCCACTTTTTCCAATGCCTGTAAGCCTAATTTGCGCATGGTTTTAGGAAATCTTCCCCAGCAATTAAGTTTACCAAGACATCCCATCATCACTACATCTAAAACACAAATCGGAAAATTGCGATCCACTTGTTGCATTTGAGGGACATACCCCATTAAATGCCTAGTATGCTTAGGATTCTTGTTTAAAACCTTTACCCAACCTTTTTTTGGTTGCAAAAGCCCTAAGATCAATTTAAAAAAAGTGGTCTTGCCACCGCCATTTGGACCGAAAACGACAATAAATTCATTAGGCTGCACAGTTATATTGACATCTTCAAGAATGCTTTGATGGTTATAATTAAAAAATAATTGGTGGATAGAGATAACGTCAATCATGAATGATATTTTTAACCACTTCTGCCATCTGTTTTAGACTTGCTATATAATCTTCAGAATAAGGATCGATGATGTAAGTAGGGATCTCTAAATTTTGAGCAAGTAACTTAGCTGCTTTACTGCCGTGTTGAGGTTCTATAATAATGCCACCTATGCCTAGCGTTTTTATCTTATGAAGCAATTCTGGAACATATTGAGGTAAACAGTCCTTACCCTCTTCTTCAAGAGATAATTGCTCGAGTTTATAGTCTCTACAAAAATAGGCAAAAGCTGGATGGGAGACTAAAATAGTTTTGCCTTGCTTATTTTTAAGTATAATAGTTAATTCTTGATCAATTTGCTCTAGTTCTTTTAGTAGAGTATTTAAATTTCTTTGGTATAACTCTGTATGGGTTGGGAATAGCTGAATCAAAGCTTGTGTAATTCTTTTTACTTGAGTCTGCATCATTTTTGGGCTTAGCCAAATATGTAGATCTTTAGTGTCCAAATGAGAGCAGCAATCTCCTTTATAAGACAAAAGAGCAAGACCTTCTGCTAAATCAATGATAAGAGGGGGATTTTTCATTTCTTGAAAGACCCTCTGAGCTTTTTGATCTGCTCTTTCTCCTAATTTCAACCACAATACAGCTTGTTTTTGCAATTGTACTTGTTTAGGGGTCGGTTCATATAAATGAGGGTTTGCTCCAGAAGGGATAAGAGACTCAGCTGATACGGTATTTTCTGCGATTTTTTTCACAAAATAAAGATAAGGAGGAACGCTAACCAAAACAACAGGAGGTTCTGAGTAACTCAGAATAGGAATAATACAAAAAAAACTAATAAATAAACGAAGGAGCATTTTTTTAAAACCTGATAAAGCTACAATTGAGGATCATAATTTTTTAAGCGATTTTGGAAAAGAAATAACTCTCTAGTTAAACTTTGAAATAAAAGATTTAGTAAATGATCTTTTTAAAATAGACTATACAGCTCTCTTGAATTTTTTCTTGTAAGATAAACTGTAGTTAAGGTAGTCTTTAGCACGTTTAAAAGCTTTTGGAGGAGTGTTCGAGTGGCCGATGGAGCACGCTTGGAAAGCGTGTGTACACGTAAGTGTACCGTGGGTTCGAATCCCACCTCCTCCGATTTAATTCATCAGATAATCTGAACATCCACTTTTTCTTGGACAATGCTCTTCTTTCTGTTTTTGACTTAAAATTGACAATATGTTTTTTTCTATTTATTTGCTATTCGTCTATATCTCAAGTTACGAGTTCTCCCAATTCGTTCAATTAATCGTTTTTCAAGGAGTGAATTAAGCCATCTTTGTGCCGTGGCGCGAGAAATAGAAAATTTATTAGTCACATCTTGAGTCGTAATTTCGTTTTGTGAGTAGAATAGAGCTAGAATGGCTTCTTCGGTTTGCATTTTTATTGGGGCTTGAGAAGAGCGTCTTGGTAAAATGCATTTTATAAAATTTGCTCCTTCGATAATTTGAGGTATTTCAAGACCCCAAGCCTCATAGCTTTTAAAGATATTAATAAACCCAGTCCCCATTTTTTCTGCAAGACCCATCTCGCGAAAGATCTTACAAATAGCAGGATTGCGTAAATAGGTTAGTCCTTTTAACAGTTGATCTTGTTCAATAGGACCTGAAAAATTACCGGGACTAAATAACTCCAAACGATCGTCATATATAGCAATCTTAGATGGAGCCTGGATATGATAATTTCGATGGATTAATAAGTTTATTAATGCTTCTCTAAAGGCAATTTCTGGAATTTCCAATTTTTCACTCCTTATAACTCCTTCAACAGAAAATGACTTTGAAAGACGATTAAGAACAAAATGATGGGCCTGCTGAAATTGGTTTAAAAGAGTGCCTTCACAATCTATGGATGCAATAGCGTTTCTGCCTTCTACACCTCGGAAATGGCTCACAATGATCATCGCTTCTGAAAGAAAAAACTGAGGAGACTTTCCAAAGTTCAATATACCTGCATAAGTGGGAAAGAGCTCGGAATGCTCTTCAATAACTAAAGAATAGGAACGCAAGACGTCTTGAGTCACTCTTGCAGATGCTTGATTTTTTCTAGCATCAAGAAAATTTTGAATTAATTGACTATCAAGAGTGTCAAGAGGGGCATTGTAAACTGGAAGTTTTTCAAAATCTATTCTATGTGATTGCCATTTTAGTTCTTCAATCATAGCAGGAGTGGCATGTACTGTGCTTCTTCCTACGCGAACATAAGTTCCTTTCTCTATTCCTTCAGACTTCCTGAAATAAGGTTTACTCATTCCTGATGACACAGAAATAATTAATACAGTTTTATCTCCAAACACTTGAGCAGCTACTAAAGGAATGATTGGTGGATAACAAGCTTCATAAATAGAATGATTTAGAGACTCAAGAAGCTTATTTATTTGATCTTCAGGAAGCCCTACTATTGTTCGATTGTTATCGACGCCAAGTATAAGTCTTCCTCCTTTTTGATTGCAAAAACCGATGATGGTTTTAATAATTTGTTCATTTTTTGGAACTTCTCTTTTAAACTCTAATAAAGCTGATTCCGACTCAGGATAGCGAACTACATTCATATTCTCTCTTCATTTGCCTCAAATTAATTTAATTATGCATTAAATGAGGCAAATGAGGCAAATAAAAAATCTATTTTTTATTTTTTTTGCCTCATTATAAGCTTTTCTGAAGAAAATGTTTGGGTAAAAAATTTTTAAGAAAATACATTTTTTGCAACACGATTAAGAGCTAATTGAATCATTTTGAGGGAATCGGGGCTTACCCCAAGCTCTTTTGCAAAATTTCCCCACTCTGCAACCGCCATTTTTACCTCATCA
This sequence is a window from Candidatus Rhabdochlamydia sp. T3358. Protein-coding genes within it:
- the rpsL gene encoding 30S ribosomal protein S12, with translation MPTINQLVRFGRKSKRKREKSPALQNCPQKRGVCVQVKTKTPKKPNSALRKVAWIRLSNGKEIIAYIGGEGHNLQEHSIVLVRGGKVKDLPGVRYHIVRGALDCAAVKDRKQSRSKYGAKRPK
- a CDS encoding S41 family peptidase, whose translation is MKIFKFFLICFLGLVLGSGNTGTFKKPGIVVSSIRNNMEEMLRYHVEHKEFNELLAKRSLRIYIEQFDNNKNYLLFDEIDDYLNPSRELLTQMVEQYKQGYFIVFQELNNIIRNSIKRERAYRALLQKELIKAAEEPINHKTYSDYPRSKEELQVRIKSHLQKIIAFEKKQNPNRKFDSAYIQKVFALWEKRLSRLEDAYLDVDAQGKKLTKGALEEQMSMHVLKAMAKSLDAHTCYFSPKEAIEMRTCLEKQFEGIGVVLTESVEGVVISDLVKGGPAYRVGKIIPGDVLISIDGKSIAQLSYEQVLDCLQSVNKRKIELGLKRIQDKQEVNYFVALQKEKIIMEQDRLQYTFEPFGDGIIGKLTLPSFYESKDSSSCEADIRSALRELKKQGKLLGLVLDLRDNSGGFLTQAVKVAGLFISNGVVVVSKYAQEEIQYLRELDGRNYYDGPLVILTSKLSASAAEIVAQALQDYGVALVIGDERTYGKGTIQFQTVTREKAPSFFKVTVGRYYTVSGASTQIEGVKANIVVPSRYFIYDVGERFLQYPLKSDRIPSVYADPLIDINPQQINWFQKHYLPSLQKKVSVWNQMESLLTINSSQRLSRDKNFSLFLDVKKQEKEGKENTLTINRNWGIEDLQMSEALNVLKDMAILENSAQKL
- a CDS encoding Fic family protein, producing MEIIGRFPGGASVEEILLGLNPPLPRRTLQYQLVSLVKSGSLVAKGRTKGRRFHLPIPVKKSITKQSDNYFPLSTIAKSINLAVSRPIQERAYVSYSREFLDQYRPNVTQYLSESLKRKLFALGTTDGDRPAGTYARQIYSRLLIDLSWNSSRLEGNTYSLLETERLLELGEAAEGKSRRETQMILNHKSAIEFLLESAVDVGINRYAILNIHALLADDLLQDHSCGALRQIAVGIAGSVYLPLVVPQLISECFQQIIETANAIKNPFEQAFFLMVHLPYLQPFEDVNKRGSRLAANLPLMRENLCPLSFVDVPEQIYINGLLGVYELNQIELLAEVFAWAYERSCLRYSAAQKNSWRSRSISYSL
- a CDS encoding class I SAM-dependent methyltransferase, whose translation is MLRSIYLMSIWSLFTLTTVQSMASGFTCLDEKIPSHDRRYNTFLQALALIKNRGLQTIVETGTARGGVKDIGAGASSYIFSDYVREYGGDFYSVDIDPKALANAQKDMDVVPENAYFICADSVDFLHSFPDPIDFLYLDSYDYDVGDPFPSQYHHLMEIQVAYPKLHENSIVMIDDCDLPHGGKGLYAIQFLLKRGWKIIADEYQVILVQKF
- the obgE gene encoding GTPase ObgE, coding for MFIDSVTVTVRAGKGGNGVVAWRREKFIPKGGPVGGNGGQGGSIILKTNENILSLEGFRNRRLINAENGIPGGGNLQRGRNGKDLILHIPCGTIVKNTKTQEILADFTDKNQEYTLCKGGKGGKGNACFKSPTNQAPNICTPGHEGEIHEVQLELKLIADIGFIGMPNAGKSTLLKQITHCHVKIGAYPFTTLYPNLSYIQFEDFSRILIADIPGIIEGAHLDRGLGLSFLKHIERSSVLIYLIDVSGIEERDPFKDFQILQNEITAYRKELLDKPFLVVLNKIDCETAMQNLETFKQKYPYPETTLFPISAMHREGIEPLLKAMQQLIPRKF
- the rpmA gene encoding 50S ribosomal protein L27, with protein sequence MAHKKGQGSSRNGRDSHSQRLGVKATGGQFVTAGSIIVRQRGTKWHPAKNVGRGRDDTIYALIDGIVSYRKTNRTYVSVQPAL
- the rplU gene encoding 50S ribosomal protein L21 translates to MYAIIETGGKQYRVEKGDTIDVELLDIEDSVVKFKNVLLVSEAGNVKIGTPYLADTVVQAELIKQDAKGPKVVAFKYKRRKPIRRKVGHRQRYTRIKITDIIG
- a CDS encoding metal ABC transporter permease, with product MFDNPFLLHTLLAGCGAALTGGIIGSYVVVKRIVSISGSIAHSVLGGMGICLWLKVRFGLTFLTPFIGALIAGLISAFLMGWIHLKYKEREDTAIAAIWAIGMSIGVIFIALTPGYNTELIDFLFGNILWVSNNDIFLLFALNALILSIVTRFYKPLLAICFDEEQAKLKQLPVQSFYFLLLGLVAISIVLLIQIVGAILVVTMLAIPAAIAAIFTRSLLQMMTLATACGLMLTFIGILLSYQLNWPPGATISLVSSSCYAGALLFKKKS
- a CDS encoding ABC transporter ATP-binding protein; the encoded protein is MIDVISIHQLFFNYNHQSILEDVNITVQPNEFIVVFGPNGGGKTTFFKLILGLLQPKKGWVKVLNKNPKHTRHLMGYVPQMQQVDRNFPICVLDVVMMGCLGKLNCWGRFPKTMRKLGLQALEKVGLLHKEKASFGSLSGGETQRALIARAIVDHPKILLLDEPTANVDPQAEKSIYQLLKELNADMTILMVSHDLQTIIDKASRLICINRQATSLQTKEVCEHFALGLYHTPLTNPQHFSF
- a CDS encoding zinc ABC transporter substrate-binding protein, with the protein product MLLRLFISFFCIIPILSYSEPPVVLVSVPPYLYFVKKIAENTVSAESLIPSGANPHLYEPTPKQVQLQKQAVLWLKLGERADQKAQRVFQEMKNPPLIIDLAEGLALLSYKGDCCSHLDTKDLHIWLSPKMMQTQVKRITQALIQLFPTHTELYQRNLNTLLKELEQIDQELTIILKNKQGKTILVSHPAFAYFCRDYKLEQLSLEEEGKDCLPQYVPELLHKIKTLGIGGIIIEPQHGSKAAKLLAQNLEIPTYIIDPYSEDYIASLKQMAEVVKNIIHD